A single region of the Brachypodium distachyon strain Bd21 chromosome 3, Brachypodium_distachyon_v3.0, whole genome shotgun sequence genome encodes:
- the LOC104583607 gene encoding uncharacterized protein LOC104583607: MEKKAAVIICGTASLLGLVAVILGFVGEATKSQSFGGYDGASCVYRSTPAVGCGLAGALFLLVAQVLLSSATACCGCCRPETRKIPQQTKRVFAIAMAVVSWILMFIAVWLFFSGAMWNTARHRKPAEAPSKANSGEGECYVLQGGIFATASALSFVVVAFGIGSYFLLGAASGPPEMPTVQLGGIAMGQPREPYFQPQGGYPTGANW, encoded by the exons atggagaagaaggcggcggtgaTCATCTGCGGGACGGCGAgcctcctcggcctcgtcgCCGTCATCCTAGGCTTCGTCGGCGAGGCCACCAAGTCCCAG TCGTTTGGTGGGTACGACGGGGCGAGCTGCGTGTACCGGAGCACGCCGGCGGTGGGCTGCGGCCTGGCGGGCGCCCTGTTCCTCCTTGTGGCCCAggtcctcctctcctccgccaccgcctgctgcggctgctgccgcccgGAGACGCGCAAGATCCCGCAACAGACCAAGCGCGTCTTCGCCATCGCCATGGCCGTCGTCTCATG GATTCTGATGTTCATCGCGGTGTGGCTGTTCTTCTCCGGCGCGATGTGGAACACGGCGAGGCACCGGAagccggcggaggcgccgtCCAAGGCCAACTCGGGAGAGGGGGAGTGCTACGTGCTGCAGGGCGGGATCTTCGCCACCGCGTCGGCGCTGTCGTTCGTCGTCGTGGCGTTCGGGATCGGCTCCTACTTCCTGCTCGGGGCGGCGTCGGGGCCGCCCGAGATGCCGACGGTGCAGCTGGGGGGGATCGCCATGGGGCAGCCGCGGGAACCCTACTTCCAGCCACAGGGCGGATATCCAACGGGTGCCAATTGGTAA
- the LOC112271896 gene encoding uncharacterized protein LOC112271896, which yields MEMKKGMVVATVVVGVLGLITVILGIAGAASSGRACESEDGATPGVGCGVVASLLALATQIVASAATGCCGCCRTWSIPSEAKRIVAIVLSTFSWFLAIIAVILFMVAAILSTSTDVSTGGKCVSDGTGPFVAATILFIITVVFQVVSYILLQATTAASSTKPLGQESGIAMGNPVNQNAAETTAASSTEQNAAETTAASSTEQNAAASGDPPPSAPPASSDQITSPTPTVLTNKANADPANQV from the exons ATGGAGATGAAGAAAGGCATGGTGGTGGCAACCGTGGTTGTGGGCGTCCTGGGCCTCATCACGGTGATTCTGGGCATCGCTGGCGCGGCCTCCAGCGGCCGAGCGTGTGAGTCCGAGGACGGGGCCACGCCGGGGGTGGGCTGCGGCGTTGTGGCGTCGCTGCTCGCGCTTGCAACGCAGATCGtcgccagcgccgccacggggtgctgcggctgctgccggACATGGTCTATTCCCAGCGAGGCCAAACGCATCGTCGCCATCGTCTTGTCAACTTTCTCATG GTTCCTTGCGATCATAGCGGTGATACTGTTCATGGTTGCCGCCATTTTGAGCACGTCCACAGATGTATCAACTGGTGGCAAATGTGTCTCAGACGGCACTGGACCGTTCGTGGCGGCAACGATCTTGTTCATCATCACTGTGGTGTTTCAGGTCGTCTCATACATCCTGTTGCAGGCGACCACGGCCGCTTCATCTACGAAGCCACTCGGTCAGGAGTCCGGGATTGCCATGGGGAATCCCGTGAACCAGAATGCAGCTGAAACCACGGCCGCTTCATCTACGGAGCAGAATGCAGCAGAAACCACGGCCGCTTCATCTACGGAGCAGAATGCAGCTGCCAGCGGTGACCCTCCTCCGTCGGCACCTCCTGCATCGTCAGATCAAATCACTTCTCCCACGCCAACCGTGTTAACCAACAAAGCCAATGCTGACCCCGCAAACCAAGTTTGA
- the LOC112271528 gene encoding uncharacterized protein LOC112271528 → MTALETQRQMAELLAAVQSQSSHLAKLDHISSKVDSLEELKPVLKDFTTWKPLMDQAVTVLQAELGDLRSSIDMLVGSSSTRPPSTPTTVDPDPRGLHGPVRGLSIPNAPPRADVGLGPDGHRSASSSRGLTFGDSFPTSTLVNDTYNKRFS, encoded by the exons ATGACGGCCTTGGAGACTCAGCGGCAGATGGCGGAGCTGCTAGCTGCCGTGCAGTCGCAATCCTCTCACCTTGCCAAGCTGGATCACATCAGTTCCAAGGTTGATTCGCTTGAGGAGCTGAAGCCCGTGTTGAAGGATTTCACTACTTGGAAGCCGCTCATGGATCAGGCGGTGACCGTGCTCCAAGCCGAATTGGGGGATCTGCGTTCCTCCATCGACATGCTGGTCGGCTCATCGTCAACACGGCCTCCCTCCACGCCAACAACGGTGGATCCGGACCCGCGCGGCCTTCACGGCCCTGTGCGTGGGTTGTCGATCCCCAATGCTCCTCCTAGAGCCGACGTCGGGCTCGGGCCTGATGGCCATCGCTCTGCATCTTCCTCACGGGGTCTGACGTTTGGGGATTCCTTCCCCACGTCGACTCTGGTCAACG ATACATATAACAAAAGATTTAGCTGA
- the LOC100844387 gene encoding NAD(P)H-quinone oxidoreductase subunit S, chloroplastic yields MAPAPTTPSFLRPPPLPHHRVRLPPPPPSASFRLAEILGGRGLCNGEVGIRKELSSTPTTPSTPTADSSPGGAAAEADPPAVDPDAFEKEMMGLTGGFPGGEVGLKDFVAKNPPPPPKRTQPDGIAGSAAVVPAERPRRPELPLFLPGMIVLVKNPRNAYHMYCGIVQRVTDGKVGVLFEGGNWDRLITFGVDELEGREKGPPMVNPKSVVLEALVADLADDTEAEETEKKEEEAGAAAAKA; encoded by the coding sequence ATGGCGCCCGCGCCCACCACCCCCTCCTTCCTCCGACCCCCGCCACTGCCCCACCACCGCGTgcgcctccctccccctcccccctccgcctccttccGCCTCGCCGAGAtcctcggcggccgcggcctctGCAACGGTGAGGTCGGCATCCGCAAGGAGCTCTCCTCCACCCCCACCACCCCGTCCACGCCCACGGCCGACTCCTCGccaggcggcgccgcggcggaggcggaccCGCCGGCGGTCGACCCGGACGCGTTCGAGAAGGAGATGATGGGCCTCACGGGCGGCTtccccggcggcgaggtgggcctcaaggacTTCGTCGCCAAAaacccgccgcctccccccaAGAGGACCCAGCCGGACGGGATTGCCGGCTCCGCTGCCGTCGTGCCGGCGGAGCGGCCGAGGCGTCCGGAGCTGCCGCTGTTCCTCCCGGGCATGATTGTGCTCGTCAAGAACCCTCGCAACGCGTACCACATGTACTGCGGGATCGTGCAGCGCGTCACCGACGGGAAGGTCGGGGTGCTGTTCGAGGGAGGGAACTGGGACAGGCTCATCACCTTTGGTGTCGACGAGCTCGAGGGCAGGGAGAAGGGCCCACCCATGGTGAACCCCAAGTCCGTGGTGCTCGAGGCGCTCGTCGCGGATCTGGCGGATGACACTGAGGCGGAGGAGActgagaagaaggaagaggaagctgGGGCGGCCGCTGCCAAGGCTTGA